From the genome of Thermoflexus hugenholtzii, one region includes:
- a CDS encoding DUF2283 domain-containing protein: protein MLAHTVEVYLKLLPYIRETPQQTIRLSYDAEADVLYVSFGDPLPATESELTDEDIIVRYREGRVLGYTILHASRRGFLRGE, encoded by the coding sequence ATGCTCGCCCATACCGTTGAGGTTTATCTCAAACTATTGCCCTACATCCGAGAGACTCCGCAGCAAACGATCCGGCTCTCCTACGATGCCGAGGCGGATGTGTTGTATGTGAGTTTCGGCGATCCTCTTCCGGCTACTGAGAGCGAGCTGACGGATGAGGATATCATCGTTCGTTATCGCGAGGGGCGTGTGCTCGGTTACACCATCCTTCACGCCAGCCGAAGGGGCTTCCTCCGGGGGGAATAA
- a CDS encoding Uma2 family endonuclease has product MGAERIQETLEDVHYPEGDGRPVAETEIHRDNLFNLLFALRHFFEHRPDVVVSGNLLIYYVEGNPRAVVAPDLFVVFGIPRRPRRIYKVWEEGKGPDVVIELTSASTRWEDLGSKKGLYEALGVQEYFLFDPFGEYLSPPLRGFRLSAEGYRPIPPQTAEPITLRSELLGLDLRAEGEWLRLVEPGSGRKLPTPDEVWAAWKGAG; this is encoded by the coding sequence ATGGGCGCGGAGCGGATCCAGGAGACGCTGGAGGACGTTCATTACCCCGAGGGAGATGGGCGGCCGGTGGCGGAGACGGAGATCCATCGGGACAACCTGTTCAACCTCCTCTTTGCCCTTCGTCACTTTTTTGAACATCGCCCGGATGTGGTGGTCAGCGGCAACCTGCTGATCTACTACGTGGAGGGGAACCCGCGGGCTGTGGTGGCGCCGGACCTCTTCGTGGTCTTCGGGATCCCGCGTCGGCCCCGTCGGATCTATAAAGTGTGGGAGGAAGGCAAAGGGCCCGATGTGGTGATCGAGCTGACCTCGGCCTCCACCCGCTGGGAGGATCTGGGGTCCAAGAAAGGCCTCTACGAGGCCCTGGGGGTGCAGGAGTATTTCCTGTTCGATCCCTTTGGGGAATACCTGAGTCCGCCCCTGCGGGGGTTTCGCCTGTCCGCGGAAGGCTACCGTCCCATCCCGCCGCAGACGGCCGAGCCCATCACGCTGCGCAGCGAGCTCCTGGGCCTGGATCTGCGAGCGGAAGGGGAGTGGTTGCGGCTGGTCGAGCCCGGAAGCGGCCGGAAGTTACCCACGCCGGATGAGGTGTGGGCCGCCTGGAAAGGAGCAGGATGA
- the mnmA gene encoding tRNA 2-thiouridine(34) synthase MnmA translates to MTRVVVAMSGGVDSSVAAALLVEQGYEVIGIMLRLWGEGESAGASTNRCCTLEDMELAYRVADHLGIPFYVLNVADFFKKTVVDFFIAEYLAGRTPNPCLRCNRFVRFDWLLRRARALGAEFLATGHYARVRQVDGRYQLLRGVDPRKDQSYVLAVLGQAELRHALFPVGEYTKEQVRELARRFGLPVAEKPESQDLCFLPDGDYRAFLRRHAPEALRPGPILDTRGRVLGEHQGLAFYTIGQRRGLGIAAGVPLYVVDLDPERNAVIVGTAEELGRRVALLEGLHFVSGEIPSEPFRATVKIRYRAREVPAWILPMPDRRAQVIFDEPMRDLTPGQAAVMYEGEVVLGLGIIVRAEREPSPEAMEAIPARAALS, encoded by the coding sequence ATGACCCGTGTGGTGGTGGCGATGAGCGGCGGCGTGGACAGCAGCGTCGCCGCCGCCCTGCTGGTGGAGCAGGGCTATGAGGTGATCGGCATCATGCTGCGTCTGTGGGGCGAGGGCGAGAGCGCCGGCGCCTCGACCAACCGTTGCTGCACCCTGGAGGACATGGAGCTGGCCTACCGGGTGGCCGACCATCTCGGCATCCCCTTCTACGTGCTCAATGTGGCCGATTTCTTCAAGAAGACGGTGGTCGATTTCTTCATCGCCGAATACCTGGCCGGCCGCACGCCGAACCCATGCCTCCGGTGCAACCGCTTCGTCCGCTTCGATTGGCTGTTGCGGCGGGCCCGGGCCCTGGGAGCGGAGTTCCTGGCCACCGGCCACTACGCGCGGGTTCGCCAGGTCGATGGGCGCTACCAGCTCTTGCGGGGGGTGGATCCCCGCAAAGATCAGTCCTATGTGCTCGCCGTGCTGGGGCAGGCGGAGCTGCGCCACGCCCTGTTCCCCGTGGGCGAATACACCAAGGAGCAGGTCCGGGAGCTGGCCCGCCGCTTCGGGCTCCCGGTGGCCGAGAAGCCCGAAAGCCAGGACCTGTGCTTCCTCCCAGACGGGGATTATCGGGCCTTCCTGCGCCGCCACGCCCCAGAGGCCCTCCGGCCGGGCCCGATCCTGGACACGCGGGGTCGGGTTCTGGGGGAGCACCAGGGGCTGGCCTTTTACACCATCGGCCAGCGGCGCGGCCTTGGGATCGCCGCCGGGGTTCCCCTTTACGTAGTGGATCTGGATCCGGAGCGCAACGCGGTGATCGTGGGGACGGCGGAGGAGCTGGGCCGCCGCGTCGCCTTGCTGGAGGGCCTCCATTTCGTCAGCGGAGAGATCCCTTCGGAGCCCTTCCGGGCCACCGTGAAGATCCGGTATCGAGCCCGGGAGGTGCCCGCCTGGATCCTGCCCATGCCCGACCGCCGGGCGCAGGTGATCTTCGACGAGCCCATGCGGGACCTCACGCCCGGGCAGGCGGCGGTGATGTATGAGGGGGAGGTGGTGCTGGGTCTGGGGATCATCGTCCGCGCGGAGCGGGAGCCGTCCCCGGAGGCCATGGAGGCCATCCCG